From the genome of Marixanthomonas ophiurae, one region includes:
- a CDS encoding carboxypeptidase-like regulatory domain-containing protein: MKLQIPLLFFLVSIILYSCEPEIKENERTAIQGTVIDFEGNTIPNIPIKVKTQNLLLGEGTTDNIGSFKFTSLQSKFDELSINVNTEGGNSSFGTYSIIYSKKPLQQGYNLSDITLRRKATLAFNIEKTSSENNTLNWSLQYTEPFCEVYNDEETSQNTSRCYETTSLIEVLDTTNPNFESEIFSVQNSTVQFTYQLNDAEPQTILIELTEATNFYEFEY; the protein is encoded by the coding sequence TTGAAACTACAAATACCTCTTCTCTTCTTTTTAGTAAGTATAATATTATATTCTTGTGAACCAGAAATTAAAGAAAACGAGCGGACTGCCATTCAAGGTACTGTTATAGATTTTGAAGGAAATACGATTCCCAATATTCCCATAAAGGTTAAAACCCAAAACTTGCTATTGGGAGAAGGCACTACTGATAACATTGGAAGTTTTAAATTTACTTCTCTACAATCCAAATTTGATGAATTAAGTATTAATGTGAATACAGAAGGCGGTAATTCTTCCTTTGGGACATATTCTATTATTTATAGCAAAAAGCCACTTCAACAAGGTTATAATCTTTCAGATATCACCTTGCGTAGAAAAGCAACGCTTGCTTTCAATATTGAAAAAACCAGTAGCGAAAACAATACACTAAATTGGTCCCTTCAATACACCGAACCCTTTTGTGAAGTGTATAATGACGAAGAAACCAGTCAAAATACAAGTCGATGCTACGAAACCACCTCTTTAATTGAGGTTTTAGATACTACAAACCCAAATTTTGAATCTGAAATTTTTTCAGTACAAAACTCAACTGTCCAATTTACGTATCAACTTAATGATGCGGAACCTCAAACTATTTTAATAGAACTTACTGAAGCAACCAATTTCTATGAATTTGAATATTAA